In the genome of Chloroflexota bacterium, the window AGATCGTTAGCCGCACAGACGGTGTGAGCATCCGTCGCTTGATTGATGAGGGTGGCGTCTCACTGGCCGAATACACCGTACCACGCGGGTTCTCTACCGGCCCTTCGGACCACGAGATGAACGACAAGGTTGGCTACATCGTGAGCGGCGTCGTGGAGATTCGAACTGCCAGTAGCAAGGTGACACTTGGTGCCGGCAGTGCCTACCACCTTCCACGCGGCGCGGCCCACGAGTTCACCGTCGTAGAGGATGCCGTGATCGTGCAGGTGCGAACGCCCTCTGAGGCATGAGACTCTGCCTCCACGCAATGCACAAGCACCTCTGACGTGGCGCACAAACGGGTCAGGCGACCTGGACGAACCGCAGGTGCCGCGCGAGCGGCTCGGAGTAAAAAGCATCCACGTCCACGTTCGGCACCAGCGCCCGCATCTCCACCATGAAGCTGCGGAGATCGTCGACCTGCCGGGCACGCCGCTCGCGCTCGGAGAGGTCTGGGAACGTCTCCTTGTAGGCGCGGCAATCGTGATGCGAGATGCCGATGATCCGCTGGAAGCCATGCGAGTTGTCGAGCAGCGCGATCATGTCGCGGATGACCGGCGCGTAGGGCGTCACCGACAGGACGGCTTGCGGCCCCCCGGGGACGATCAGCGGATCGTAGCGGCGCAGGCCGTAGCGGGCCGCGATGAACTCGCCGCGCGCCTCGCGGAAGCGCGGATCGGGACAGGCCACCACCAGCACATGCTCGTTGTCCTGGTGCCAGAGCGCCCGGCTGACGTAGACCTGCTCCTCGGCCAGCCGCGTCCGCGGGCCGCCGCCACTCCTGATGTCCAGCATTCCGTGTCACCCCACCCGTGTCATGGTGTGGGCGCCCAGCAGCCTCGACGGACGGCCCTCGCCCTGTAGTGTCGGGGAGCGACGCTCGTTGTCGCCAATTTCGTCAGGCAGGGGCCAGGGTGATTGCATGTTGATGTCGTCGTGCCGCCTCGTCGGGGCTTGAAAGCCCCGACCGCCCGTTCCATGATGCTTCGGGGACACCAATGAACATGCCATCGCCCTGATGCTGCTACCAGTGCAATCGCATGTTGATGTCGTCGTGCCGCCGCGTCGGGGCTTGAAAGCCCCGCCTACGATCCTGCAGTCGCTGCGCGACGCTGTAGTCTCATCAGTCCCTGTCCGTGCCCTGCGTCCGTCGCGCAGCGACGGCGTGACTGTAGGCGGGGACTTCAACCCCCGACCGCCCGTTCCATGATGCTTCGGGGACACCAATGAACATGCCATCGCCCTGATGCTGCTACCAGTGCAATCGTATGTTGAGCGCGTCGTGCCGCCGCGTCGGGGCTTGAAAGCCCCGCCTACCATCCTGCAGTCGCTGCGCGACGCGCCAGTCGCACCAGTGCCTGCCGTTCCCTGCGTCCGTCGCGCAGCGACTGAATGACGGTAGGCGGGGACTTCAGTCCCCGACCACCCGTTCCATGGTGCTTCAGGGACACCAACGAACATGCAATCGCCCTGGCCACAGGCAGCCTGTTGGCAACGGGTAGCGTTCAGGCCGCGAACGCGGCGCGCACGACCACCAGCAAGATGATGCCGTACCAGACCGAGGCCGTCGCCGCCAGCGTCAGGAAGACGACGGCCGGCCACTCTCGGTCTACAAGGTAGTTGAGCGCGGCCGTCAACGCACCAGCGGCGAGCATGGCCGTCAACAGGACGACCAGTCCTTCGCAGAGCCCTTGCAGCGGCATCGACTGATAATACGAGACGAGGGACATGGCAGCGAGTTGACCGTCCGAGTCGGAGTGTGGGTCAGGTCAGATCGGCCAGGTCTCGCGACGATACGCCATGTCCCAGAACATCCACTCGTAGCGCATGCTCTGGTGGAACACCCGCCGCATCGCCGCGCGGGTGCGCGGTCCGCCCTCGGCAACCTCGTCGTCCACCAGCTCGCGCCAGGAGCGGCAGCTGTCGGCCAGCAGGCCCTCGGAGTAGAACCGCGCCCACTCGCCGTACACCGGGTGATCGACACCAACCACGACATCCCCGAGGGCGTGATAGGTCCACGGGCAGGGCAGCAGCGCCGCCGCGATCTCCCCGAGGTTTCCGCGCGCTGCCGTCGCCAGCATATGATTTTGATAGGCCAGGTTAGTGGGCGAGATCGGCGCGGCGGCAGCCTGCTCGTGGGTGACACCGGCCATCGCGAACAGCCGCTCGTGGAGCGGTCGCTCGATGGGGGTCATCACGCGACGGGCGATGCGCGCCAGGAGCTCGGCGCTCGGGGCCTTGGCCAGCGCCGTGGCGACCGCCCGGCCGAAGCCCTCCAGGTAGTGATAGTCCTGGGTGACGTAGTACTGAAACGTCTCCAATGGTAGGACACCGGCCTGCAGCTCCGCGAGAAACGGATGGGTCTGGATCGCCTGCCAGACCGGCGCCGCCTCGCGCCACAACTCGTCGGTGAATCGCTCGCTCACGCCCTCTCCCGGCGCGCCGCTCGCCAGCATCGCGGCAAACGGAGCGCTTTCCTCGTCTCGCAGGCTCATTGTACAATCGGCCCCGCTTCCGGACCGGAGCCAGAAGCCGACTTGGATGGTCCGTGTTTCAGGTGGATCTGCGCTGCGAACAGTTCATGAAGCTCTGGCGCGTGACCGGCGACCGAGTGGATGCCACGGCAGCAGTCGTGCGGCGTGGAGACGTCTTCACCGCGACCGTCCACTACAAGTACGCCGATGGTCGCTCGCGCACCTGGACCTGGCGTCCGCGCCAGGGCACGACGCTGACCGGCCGCGAGCTGGTCCGGTGCATGAACGGCATCGACCGCGGGTTCCGCGCGATCCCTGGCGTCCACATCCGCATCGACTTCCCGCAGAACGCCAGCCACGAGGATCAGGTGCTCATCCTGATGGAGTATGGACTGCACCGGCTGTTTCTCGACGCCGCCAGCACCGTGCCTGACGCCAACGGCGTCTGCGAGGGTGCAGGTGGACCGGAGCACGCCAGCGACTAACCGCCGGTCAGTCGTGATCGACCGAGTCGGGTCACTGCCGGCGCTTCCCCCGTCATCCCGAGCGACGTGAGGCTGCTCCCTTCGCCGTCATCCCGAGCAGAGTGAGCGTGCGAACGCAGTCGAGGGATCTTCCTCACGCCAAGAAGGAGAAGATCCCTCTCCACTCCGCTCGTCCCTCGCCACGGTCGGGATGACGGACGGGCGCTCGTCCCTCGCCGCGGTCGGGATGACGACGCGCACCCGGGATGACGACGCGCACCGAGCGACCGTGCGATTCACGCCTGCCGAGCGACGAACACCAACCCGAGCGGCGCGCCGACGACCGCGGCCCGGAGTGCTCGGGAAACGGCTACCGTCCGCCGGTCGGCTTGGCCGTCGCGCCGCCGGGGAACAGTGGACTGATCACCGGCTTGGACGCCGGCGCTGGCGCGGCGGGCGCAGCCGGTTTGACCGCCGGAGCCGGCTGCGTCGCCGGTTTCGGGGCGGGCGTCGGCTGCGCGGTAGTTGAGGCCGGCTTCGGCGCGGCGTTGCCGGACGAGGCCGCCGGCGCGGACTGCGACGAGCCCGTCGTGGGCCGATTCTGGATCACCTGCGA includes:
- a CDS encoding cupin domain-containing protein, with product MTSGSFRTRADAEIVSRTDGVSIRRLIDEGGVSLAEYTVPRGFSTGPSDHEMNDKVGYIVSGVVEIRTASSKVTLGAGSAYHLPRGAAHEFTVVEDAVIVQVRTPSEA
- a CDS encoding TenA family protein, with the protein product MSERFTDELWREAAPVWQAIQTHPFLAELQAGVLPLETFQYYVTQDYHYLEGFGRAVATALAKAPSAELLARIARRVMTPIERPLHERLFAMAGVTHEQAAAAPISPTNLAYQNHMLATAARGNLGEIAAALLPCPWTYHALGDVVVGVDHPVYGEWARFYSEGLLADSCRSWRELVDDEVAEGGPRTRAAMRRVFHQSMRYEWMFWDMAYRRETWPI